A window of Belonocnema kinseyi isolate 2016_QV_RU_SX_M_011 chromosome 10, B_treatae_v1, whole genome shotgun sequence genomic DNA:
cacacatttttaatttaaaattatacagtttttatATTCTTATCAAAGAATATAttggattatatttttaatgtcagGGAATAAAAATCTGAGACGTAATAGCAGGCTTCGAGCGTGGGCATATTCTGCAAGATTTATATGAGTCAATATGACAGTTTATTAGTATACGTCAGATTGTCAtcatataaaattgttttctaacTTAGGGCCGAtgtcaccaactctgattaaatcgtaAATCATTGATTAGTcttatttaatcaatactttgcgttccaccattcttttaatcatgattatGGGAAGATAATCGTGGGTTAGCTTAACCGCCCAAAAATGGCTGATTATCgagtttaatcagtgattaaagtaacataaccctgaaattgaagtgcaagtgcagtgagtgcAGTATACGGGAAGGAAATATGGCTCTGTTTTACGATGATATTTTACCCTCATCTAatgatgatgaaatgcttaaccacGTTCAGAGAAGGCCCCAAATATTCAGAGAACGAGTGAATTATTTCGAAACCATGGatgatttggatttttttactcgATTTCGCTTAACAGAGATTACTGTTGAAACTTTGCTGATCCAAATAGAAGAAAGTTTGATACATGCTACAGAAAGgtatgtatagaaaattttatgaatataatggaaatagaatagaatagaaatgtatgaatagaaaattaatcttcttatttaaaaatttatgtttcagtttaaaaattgaaattcaaatttacaaaatgcaATTAGGTGAAAAATGAATCCACTTTGTGAGAAAGTGAACAATGTTATTCAAAagtcgttttgattgaaaattaggttagttcggtgaaaattaaactatcttgtcGAAGCTCTGtttatattcagttgaaaattaattttataattgcagATTTAAACTGTTcaactttttattgtaaatttatattttatggttgaaaattaaactatttggatcaaaattcatgccttttgttttggcaaaaaattatccATCTTActccaaaaaatctttttttgtttaaaattttcttttctcctacttgaaaattaatctgtatagctgaaaatgtaactgaacCACATTTCATTTacgtttatattttgaaattttgaactgcagtatttggtttcaaatttatatatttttctacaaattcgacggtttttgtagaaaatgaatctttatacTTGAGAATGATATAGATgatatagaaacattttttaaataataaacattagtGTTGTGACAAATTAATTCacgttttaagaaatttcacaattttgttcaaaaaacattttgtttggaaattgaactagttcggggtgaaaaattaaactatcttgtcgaaaattttttttttagtcgaaaattaattcttatgattgacgatttaatttttccattttttatagtgaatttatattttattgattaaaattgaactatttccatCAAAATTTATGCGTTTTGttctggtaaaaattaaactacttgttcCGAAAAATcaccttattattttaaaattcttcttttctatttgattttagattttgttaaaaatccgtttttttgtagtcgtaaattatttattacaatcgaaaattcaagtgttccatttttattgtagatttttttgtattaaaaattgaactgtttgtttaaaaacgtagGTACTTTGTTCAAAACGATAATTTAAATCTTCCTGTTTTTctggttaatttatctttttcagttgaaaatttaaactacttgtttcaaaACATATGCACTTTCTaacaaattccttgttttttgtagaaaattgatcttcttacctgaaaatttgttttcatttgttagttgaaaaatttttaaagtgaaaattgaactgtttttaattgtaaattttttttcggttgaactctcaactatttgtttgaaaatgcatgtattttatttaaaattattatttttggtacacaATCAATTTTCTCACTTCAAACcgaatctttttgtataaaacatatttataaataatagtcattgttcttctttttatcgaaatgtacattgttaaacattttcCTTCTGGTTgctatgtataaattaaaattatatttcagaaacaaCGCTATTCCACCTAGGATACAGCTCCTACTTGCTCTACGGTACTACGCAACTGGTTGGCACCTTATTGCTGCTGGGGACTTCTCTGGAGTTAGCAAAACTAGCGCTCATAGAATTGTTCACCGAGTGACTGCTGCTATTGCTGGACTGACTCGAGAAGACATTAAAATACCTTCCACAGAAGCAAAAGTTACTGCTGCTCAATTAGATTTCTACGCAATAGCACGTTTCCCTAAATTTATTTCGGCATTAGATTGCACGCACGTTCAAGTGCAGTCATTTGGTGAGGACGATGCTGAAGTGTTTAGAATTCGAAAAGGATATTTCTCCATAAACGTTCAAGCCAAATGTAATAGTGGCATGAAATTCACCAGTATTGTGGCACGTTGGCCAGAAGCAGTTCATGGTTCcactatttttcgaaattctaggCTATGCGCTCGATTGGAAGCTGGTGAGTTCAGGGACGCTTTTATATTGGGAGATGGAGGGTATgcgttaaaaaattaccttataacACCATTAAACAACCCTGTAACTGAAGCCGAAAGGTTATTTAATGAATCTCAAATTAGAACTCGTAATAAAATCGAATGTACGTTTGGTATATGGAAGCGCAGATTTCCGTGTTTAGCGACACGAATGCGCTTCAAAGTTGATCATGTGCTTCCTGTGATAGTAGCAACTGCGGTGTTGCATAATAAAGCCCGTCTTGCTACAGAGGATCTGCCCCCCGACGAGCCTAGACTAAATGGTCATTGGGACGAAGTTTTAAACGAGGATCTTCATAATCGTGGTAACTTGCCTGTCGACGATGGAAATGCACGTCGAAACATTATTGCCCATTTTCAAAGTTTGATTGATCAACAATAATGTCTGTTGTGCATGAGAAGAACTTTACATTGGACCAGCGTAAATCCGCGCCTCGCCCCGCCATTCGATACCAAAAGAATGGCTGTTCACgagtgtaattaatttaatagtgTATTATCATGTAATTAATATAATAACAATTGCTGAATGTAATCAATAGGCTATGTAGAATAAGAATAAAGGCCGAAAAATgggtttacaaacattttttattcgtcTAGTATTTTTCTAGTATTTCTTTGGAGTGTgcaataaaaccaatttttttgtttgagttcGAAAACACAAAATTTGCACCAGTGAaagctttgttttaaattttaacagtcTTTGGTTTGCTTATCAACAATAACAAAGATGCATgttgaaataatgttcaaaactTGGAACATTATTTCAACGCACCACAGCACAGCCACAAATACGTGCCATAACGTGTTGGTTCACAATTACTGAATTTGGTAAATAAATCGTCTTgatgattaataaattaatctttgggttctaaaaattatcattattaNNNNNNNNNNNNNNNNNNNNNNNNNNNNNNNNNNNNNNNNNNNNNNNNNNNNNNNNNNNNNNNNNNNNNNNNNNNNNNNNNNNNNNNNNNNNNNNNNNNNTACGTGAAACTTGAGCATTCtataatatgttgttttttaaagagaaaattagaTGATACGCATTTTTCCAATTTGCGaagggaattttttctaaaaagttatgcgtatttgaattttatgctttgttttccaaaaaacccgattttttctttaaacctctacaCCTGTCGGCCTAATTGAgatgtttattattttcttatcaatTATAATAGCGTTCATCGCCTTATGGTAAAATCCtctggaaaataagaaaaaaggttcaaaattaacaaaatgacagcgatttttctgaaaaaattgaaaatcgattttctcagAAAACCCACCTTTCAATTTTTGTTGgaacttgtactttgataatgaCGATGccttgtaagtttgatgcttgctaaattaattttataaacagaaggattcttttgtgttacaaatgaattttctactttttcataaaaaaatgatagatacgaaaaaatgttaaaataaaagtttgcacgtctaaaaaagatctatgaatagtttttgaattttttttgtgaactattaaaaatatcataaaagaaTAAGAGacgtttttcatagaactttttgagaaatgcaaacttttatttctaacattttttggtttcgatcattgttttcaagaaaaattctaaaatgcgtttgtaacaaaaaagaatccTCCTGGCTACAAAACGTATTATCAAGCCTGCATCTTAAAAGGCTTCTTTAATATCAAAGTACAAgctcaaacaaaaatttacaacacATTTAAAcgtgggtttaaaaaaaattgatttttaattttttcagaaaaactgctgtcattttgttaatttttaaccttttttcaattttccggtgGATTTTTAAAGAAGGCGATGAACGCTATAgaatcaataagaaaataatgttCCAAGTTTTGAATAATATTGGAAATTTACACCTGCAAaagctattattttaaattgtaatattcttTGGTTAGCTTATTAACAATAGCAGattgaaataatgttcaaaatttggaACATTACTTCAACGCTCCGCAGCGTAGCCATATATATATACTTCAAACCTCCATAAAACTTATTctcatcaaataaaataataattatataacaaattgttgaacaaaaaaattcacgaaGGAAGAACAGGATTTCTTGTTTTTCCTTCAAGGCAGTCCTGATTTTCTATCTGCTTACACAACAGCTGGATCCTTAACTCCTGATCGAGTAACGTGTTTTTCATGATCTGCTTCTCCATCTCATTTTTCTCTGAagcctctttttttttaattccaagattCCACTTTTGCTTGGATCAAGTCGCCAAAGTTCTCTGGTGATCACGGCTAATTTGATCGTCTTCTACTATATGGTTTATATGATAATCGTTTTCGTACGATTTTATAAAGATGATCCTGTTCTGAACCCTTCGGTGTGTTTACGCACGACGGGATCTGCAACAGTGGACTCCTTTCCTTTCTCAGCAATAAAGGATTCCATTCGGACCAGTCATCATCGTCATTCATTGTCTACaattaagtaaaatattatatGAGACTAGAACTAATGAAATGTTGTCACACTTTGTAaagcaaattttgaataataattttggttaataaaTCCTCTTTTtgattagtaaattaatcttttggttttaaaaattcttttttttaaattgaaagttcaatttcttggttcagaattattgacttctgttaaaaattttttttttagaaatttcaattttttgcagtGAAAATcgtatttgtattaaaaatgtagcAAGTAGgttttaagttgaactactttatcaaaaatttaaaaaatttcgttttttaaaaatggaacattttagttgacaattctggaattttattgaaaatacgtgtttttggtaatatattattcttcttgtttaaaattttatctttttcaatgggaaattcaatttttttgttacaattcttgaattttattcaaaataatgtttttttttctagcaaattaatctttcggtttcaaatactttttcaatcaaaaatttaacgtGTTGGTTCACAATTACTGAATTTGGTAAATAAATCGTCTTgatgattaataaattaatctttgggttctaaaaattatcattattattttttttttttttgaaaattcaacttctaggttgagaattcttgaattttgttaaaaattcgtttttttcgaagaaattaacatttttggtttcaaattcatgtttgctttactcttttaataatttattatctttttcagttgaaaatttaactttgaaacagTCAAGCatgttctctaaaaaaattaactacctTATCAAGGGCGGGTTCTTCATcgtttgtaaaaatgatttcaatactTTCCTCGTTTCCGTGAACTGCATCCACTTCTAAATGACCCAATTCCTTTCCGAAGCTTCCTGTTACTTGACCGgtgtttaataaaaacaaataaattctgagtcaaatataaaataatttcatttttattaaaagaaactaatcTGCAggcaaagagaaaataattttcggcatataagttgactttttaaacaaactgtttcACTGAGCactaaaataagattaattttcaataaaaagtggaataattgtattcctattataataaatttatcttcaagaaaaaagacaGAAATTCTCGACGAAGAAGTTGAAATTTAGCTAAATGATtccaatgtttataaaaaaaagatcaatattaagtcaaaaatgtaatttaatttttgttttaaaaaattattttgcaagcaacaaaaacagaattttcgacaaaaaagttacatttttaatcaaatatttgcagTATTtgcagtttttactaaaaaaaagatacattttaaatcaagatcGGAATAGTTTGGAGattatcgaaaattccctgacGTTCCACAATTTTAGACCTGTACCAACCTTCAATCTACAAAGTAAAACACTGCACATATGTAACCTGCCAGGCGATCGTCATGAAAAGGATTGTCCAGAGGATCAATTGCGCTTCCAAGTATTTCTTTGACTTGCAGGCACAGCAAGTCTTCCTTTACTGGGTTGCTGCCACCTCCTTTTGAGATTCAAATGTTACTAAACTGAGCatcaaatttagaagaattataaaataagtaaaatgtaTTCTTCTCTATATTTACCTATTTTGAAGGTTTCCTGTCGCAGAGTGCTAAGATGTTTGCGAGCATTTCGCTTCAGATTGTCCCacaatagttttaatttatttacagggTGGTGCTCTGGAGAAAtacattttgcattaaattcGTTGTAAATTTCGTTCCATCTCTTTTGTTTACATTTGCTACTTATAGCGTCTGTTCTTTTGCACTCTATGATATTTTTGTACTTCTCCATGATtgctaaaaaaaacatttttctcgtttagAGTAAAATTAGAGCTTCTTTTTTGTCTGAGCTTTTTTCCCTAAAAGTACAAAACACAGTCGTCGTATAAAAAGCCTTGTTGATGTTTGCATTGCGTCCAATTTGTGGTTAGATAAACTTAATAATTCAACATAAATACTCGCTTGTtgaaaagaaatagatttttttgtactTACCTCTTCCACATTGTCCGCCATATTAATTactacttttcttttcttttttattcatatttttattaaaaacacaattgcCACTTCTCTTCTATTCCTCTTGCCACGGAAACCACCCGTAACCTCGAAatttgggaatcttatcatatgctaatatCGCGCCGAGTGTTAACGCATAATTTCGTTCTAACCAATCAGAGTCGCCGTCACAACCTAAAGACCTAAaaactagaccttattacgaacaaagtataCGATTAGCTAATcagaggttgaaaatgcttgctagaacgcatcgctggttaaagttgatttaatcattgattaaaaaataatcgttaTTAGTTAATCctggatttaatcagagttggtgaaattggccctTATACCAACATAAAATTGTTAACCAGACATGAAATTCTTtatcgtttatttttaattttcaagatcctgaattgaaaatccttcaattttcaaacaaagctgAATGGAAAAGAATCCATAATTCTTGGAAAAACCCAGATAGTTCATATTTATCTATTAAATGTCATAATCACGAGTTTTTAGTGTcgctttttgtaaaaatgaatcttaAGATTTCCAGCATTCAATATTCAAAATGGCGGAACTTTTTTATGCAAAAGATGGTGTTTTTTACTCAATTTAATTACGGACGAGGTTTCAAGTTCCCTGATCACGaaaatgaactgaaaaattaaaatcaagatGGCGATCTCATAATGTtggagtttttatttaaaaaattagtgttttttgttaaaatcggtAATAAAAGGGATTTTGAAGTTGTTGATCACAAAAATACACCCTACATACGCTACGCTTAGTGGGTAGTAGGACTGCGTTCGGGCCTGGTCAGCACGCGAAACAACTTCGCATGACgtcttttcacaaaaaaaaggaagaaagaagTGGAAGATCCGTTCACGCGACTTGATTCCTTATACTTTTGTATACTGCGTGTAATTTGGTCTAACTTAAAGAATAGGATACTTCTTATCtcatttatttgcctcagtatATTCGTATtgcaaattaaatgattttatttgtgtattccataattttctaacagatgTCGGTGTAAGTTAGTTTGTGGACAAACACTTCAACATTTCACGTTATCTAGGTTGGGTAAGCAGCCACTAGATGGCGCCAAgtttagtataataaaaaatcaacgtAGTAGAACTGAGCAGCAGCAATGCGTGGCTGGGGCTActagtaaaatatataaaataaaatataatatatcgaCTTCCGTGCGCCTGAAGTGAATACGAAAGTATCAGTAAGTTAGTAAGCCATGTTTTGAGTTAACGTGAATGCTCCATGAAAGTGATGGCCAGGGGTGGTCAACGCAATGGGAAGTCGACGGCCGCgtactattatgattatatttagttc
This region includes:
- the LOC117181173 gene encoding putative nuclease HARBI1, whose product is MALFYDDILPSSNDDEMLNHVQRRPQIFRERVNYFETMDDLDFFTRFRLTEITVETLLIQIEESLIHATERNNAIPPRIQLLLALRYYATGWHLIAAGDFSGVSKTSAHRIVHRVTAAIAGLTREDIKIPSTEAKVTAAQLDFYAIARFPKFISALDCTHVQVQSFGEDDAEVFRIRKGYFSINVQAKCNSGMKFTSIVARWPEAVHGSTIFRNSRLCARLEAGEFRDAFILGDGGYALKNYLITPLNNPVTEAERLFNESQIRTRNKIECTFGIWKRRFPCLATRMRFKVDHVLPVIVATAVLHNKARLATEDLPPDEPRLNGHWDEVLNEDLHNRGNLPVDDGNARRNIIAHFQSLIDQQ